GCGGCTGGCTCCACCGGCCGCCTTCGGCCTCGTCCCACACGTGGAACTCGCCGGTCTGCGGGTCGGGGGCGTAGAGGGTCGGCAACCGGTCGATCTTGTCTTCGGGTACGTGGAAACCGGTGTCCTTCATCCCCAGCGGCTCGAAGATCCGCTCCCGCAGGAACGTCTCGAACGGCTGGCCGGTGACCCTGGCGACGAGCACACCGAGCAGGTCGCTGCTGAGCTGGTATTGCCAACGCTCGCCGGGCTGGTGCATCAGCGGAAGCGTGCCGAGGCGGCGCATCCACTCGTCCGGCTCGGGCATCGGCTCGGGCAGGTTGGGGGTGAGCCCTTGCTCGAAGACCGCGCCCATGATCGGGGTGCCCAGCGCGGTCATGTCCATGCCGAGCCCGAACGTGGACGTCAGGACATCCCGCACGGTGATCGGTCGCCGCGCCGGCACCGTGTCGTCGAGCGGGGCGTCGATCCGCGCCAGCACCCGCCGGTCGGCGAGCTCCGGCAGCCACGGCTCGACCGGGTCGTCGAGTCGCAGCCGGCACTCGTCGAGCAGCACCATCGCGGCCGCGATCGTGACCGGCTTCGACGTCGATGCCATCCGGAAGATCGTGTCGCGGCGCATCGACGGGCCACCGTCGTGGCGGAAGGTCCCCAGCGCCTCGACGTGTGTCTCACCGCCGCGGCTGACCATGGCGACGAGCCCAGGAATCCGGCCGGAGTCGACATGCCGTGCCAGCACGTCACTCAGTTTGCCGAGGCCCGCCTTGGTGAAGCTGCCAGTTGCCATCGTGAATCTCCCTACAGTCGCCGAACCGCTCATGGACCCACCGTCGCCGACCCCGCTGACACGGGGCAGACACGGCGCTGACACCCGCACCGGCCGCCGGGCGCGCTGGTAACAGGCTGGGCGCGCGGCGACCGCCGAACAACGGCGATGTCAGCAAGGCAGCGTTGCCCGACGGGTCATCGTTGCGGGTTTGGTCAACGCAGCGATGATCAGTAGGTTCATGATCCAAGGGGGGTTCGTGGAGCTTCGGGACATCGAGATCTTCCTGGCGTTGGCCGAGGAACTGCACTTCGGTCGTACGGCGGAGCGCCTGCGGGTGACCCCGTCCCGGGTCAGCCATGTCATCAAGAAGGCCGAACGCCGCATCGGCGGGCCGCTGTTCGAGCGCACGTCTCGCACCGTCCGGCTCACTCCGTTGGGCGAGCGGCTCCGGGACGACCTCTTGCCGGCGCACACGCAGATCCAGCGCGCCGTCGACCGCGCCGTTGCCGGAGCGCGTGGCATCAGCGGCACACTGCGCGTCGGCTACAGCACGCCGTGGTGCGCCGACCTGGCACTCCAGGCGGCGAAGGTGCTTCGGACCAGATATCCGGGCTGCGTCGTGCGAACCCAGGAGATCCAGTTCAACGAACCGTTCGGGCCGCTGCTCCGGGGCGAACTGGACCTCCAGATCAGTGAGTTTCCGGTGCGGACCCACGGTGTCACCGAGGGCCCGGTCCTGCTCCGCGAGCGTCGGGCGTTGATGGTCCCGGCCGACCATCCGCTGGCCCACCAGGAGAGCGTGTCAATGGAAGACCTGGCTGAGGTGCCCCTCATCAGGTCGGACGGGGGTCTGCCGGCGTCGCTGCGGGATCTGCACATGCCCGTCCGCACGCCGATGGGTCGGCCGATCCCGCATGGGCCGTCGTACACCTTCTGGCCCGAGGTTTTGGCGCTGGTCGCCGCCGGTCTCGGTGCCTCGATCGTGGCGGCCCGCGCCGCCAGCTACCACGCCCGGCCCGGCATCGCCTTCGTCCCGTTCGCCGATGGTCCGACGGTCGACTACGGCGTGCTGTGGCCGGCGACCGGGCAGGCGCAACTCGCGATGACGTTCGTCGACGTGCTCGTCGACCTGCGGTAGCGGCTCACACCTTCAGTGGGTTGGCGACGTCGAGTTGGTCCTGGTCGATGAGCCAGCGCACCGACTCGAGCACGGCCTCTTCCGGCTCGTAGCGCGGTGCGTATCCCAGCACCGCCCGCGCCTTCTCGATGCTGAAGTAGTGGTCGCGCATGAGATGTTCCCAGCTCATCTGGGCGGCTTCGGCCTCCGTGTCGTGCCGGAACTGCTCCCAGGTCACCGGGCGCAGGTCGGCGCTCTGGCCGAACCAGGACGCGGCGATCTGGGCGTAGCCGCGCACGTTGAGCGCCGACGGCGCGACGACGCTGAAGTCTTCGCCGGCTGCGGCGTCGCGGCGGGCCAGCGCGGCTTCGAAGGCCTGTGCCACGTCGTCGGCGTGCACGTGGTGCATGAACTCCGCGCCGATCCCGGGCACGTCGATCGGCTCGCCGGCCGAGAGCCGGCGCCAGACCGTGGGGTCGAGGTTGCCGAGCGGGCCGATTGGGTGCCAGCCGGGGCCGACGATGTGGCCGGGGTGTAGCGAGGTGGTGACCAGCCCACCGGACCTGGTCTCCTGCTCGAGCATCTCGGCGATGGCGGCCTTCGCGATGCCGTACCCACCGACTGGCGGTGTTCCGGTGTCTTCGGTGACCGGCACCTTCAGGCTCGGGCCGCTGCGCCAGATCGTGCCGCAGTGCAGCAGGTGCCCGGTCGCGCCGCGGAGCCGCTCGACGAGCGCCGTCGCGGAGTCGAGGTCGAAGCAGATCAGGTCGACGACGGCGTCCGGCTCGAGCCCGGCGACCCGGTCGGCGAAGGTGCCCGCGCGGTCTTCGGCCTCGCGGTCGGCGGTCACCGGGCGCACGTCGTGCCAGGCCGGGTCGTCGACGTAGCCGGCTCGTTGCCCTCGGCTGATGTTGACCACGTCGTGACCGGCGCGGACCAGCCGCGGGATCAGGAACGTGCCGATGTGCCCGCTACCACCGATGACAACAACTTTCACGGCGCCAGGCTACCCAACGCCCGCCGCAGCGCCGTCCGGGCGGCGAACGATCGTGACTTGACCGTTCCCGCCGGCACGTTGAGCGTGGCGGCCAGTTCGCTGGGTGTGTCGCCCTGGTAGTAGAGCGCGAACAGCAGCCGGCGCTGGTCGGGCGCCAGCGTGGAGATGGAGTCCCGGACGCTGCGAACCGCGACGACCCGGTCGGCGAGGTCGGTCTCGTCGGAGAGCTTGTCGGGGTCGGCGCCGGCGGCTTCGACCGGGCGGGCGCGGCGGGCCCGGAGCCGATCGATGACGAGGTTGCGGGCGACCGTGAACAGCCACGGCCGCAGGATGGCCGGATCGCTGTCCGCTTGCCGCCAGGCGCGCAGGAAGACCTCCTGCACGAGGTCTTCGGCGAGCGCATGGTCGCCGAGCGTCATCCGGTTGAGATAGGCGAGCAGCGGGCCGCGGTTGCGCTGATACATCGCGGCGAAATCGGCGGGTGCCATGGGCTCAGCGTCGTGCCGCCGCCCGGCGTGAACATCACTGAACCTCAGTGAGATCAGAGGGCGGGCTCGCGACATGCCAGCCCGCCCTGCCGCGGTCTCAGCCCGCCTGCGCGGCCTTCTTGATCAGCTCGGCCACGGCCTCCGGGCGGGAGACGTAAACCGAGTGGCTGCCCGGCACCTCGACGACCTGCGCGCCGGCCCGTTGTGCCATCGCGCGCTGCGCCGGCGGCGGGATCATGCGGTCGTCGGTCGCGACCAGGTAGTAGCTGGGCTTGCTGCGCCACGCGGGCTCGGTGACGGCGCCGCCCAGCGCGTCGACGCCCCAGGGGAGCTGGGAGTCGGCCATGAACGCGGCCTCGTCGGCCGGCAGGTCACCGGCGAACGACGCGTGGAACTTGTCGCGGTCGAGGAACAGGAAGCCGTTGACCGGCGGCAGGATCGGCGGCACCGGGGCGCCGGGCGGCGGGTCGGCGATCAGGGTGTTGACCGACTCGCCCTTGTCAGGGGCGAACGCCGCGACGTAGACCAACGCGGCGACCTTGTCGTGGGTGCCGGACTCGCTGACGACGACGCCACCGTAGGAGTGGCCCACCAGGATCGTCGGGCCGTCCTGTGCGTCGAGCACCTCCCGGGTCGCCGCGACGTCACCGGCCAGCGAGATCGTGGGGTGCTGCACGACCGAGACCCGGAAGCCGTCGGCGGTCAGCAGGTGGTAGAGCCGAGCCCAGCCCGACCCGTCGACAAATCCGCCGTGTACGAGGACGACGTTGGTGATTGACCCACTCATGAGTGGTGCTCCTTCCGAGCTGTCGATGTCGCTCACCACTACGAAATCGGGGCGCCCGGGTTCGCGGTGATTTCCGGGGTGGTGGCCCGGGCTCGCGCGGTGGTGGACTGGGCGCGGAGGTGTGGCGTCGGGTGTCGAGGAACGAACTGGTCGGCCGGGACCGCGAGGTGGCCCTGTTGCGCGCGGCGGTGGAGTCGGTCGCCGACGGGCGCGGCGGATCGCTCTGGATCGACGGCGAGCCGGGCGTCGGCAAGACGAGCCTGCTCGCCCTGGTCCCCGAGTTCGCCGCCGGGTGCCACGTGATGGCCGGCCGGGCCAGCGAGCACAGTGCGGTGTTCCCGCTGCGCGTGCTGCTCGACACCGTCGCGGGCCACCCGCCCGGATCCGGGCCGATCGTCGACCCGGTCGCCGCCGACGCCGAACGCGTGCTCCTCGAGATCGACCGGTGGTGCGCCTCGGGGCCGGTCGTCGTCTGCGTCGACGACCTCCAGTGGGCCGACGACGCCAGCCTCGCGGTGTGGGCCCGGCTGGCCGAAGCGACCCGGCAGCTGCCGTTGTTGCTGATCGGAGCCGCGCGGTCGGTCCCGATCAGAGCCGACGTGCTGCGCCTGAGCCGGGCGTTGAGCGGCTCCGGAACCACGATGCTGACGCTGGAGCCACTCGACCACGCAGCCGCAGTGGCGGTCGTCGAGCGGCTGCTCGCCGCCCGTCCCAGCCGGTCGGTCGAGGACCTGGTCCGCCAGGCCGGCGGCAACCCGCTCTACCTCCGCGTACTCGTGGAGGCTCTGCTCCTCGACTGCGGCATCACGGTCGCCGACGGCGTGGCGACCGCGGCGGCCCCGGCGACGCCGACGCCGCCGACGTTGGTCACCGCGATCGGCGCGCGGCTCGGGTTCCTCACCACGACCGCACTCCAGACGTTGCGGCTCGCGGCCGTGCTGGGGCCCGAGTTCCGGCTGACCCACCTCGCCCTGCTGTCCGACC
This genomic interval from Asanoa ferruginea contains the following:
- a CDS encoding serine hydrolase domain-containing protein, translating into MATGSFTKAGLGKLSDVLARHVDSGRIPGLVAMVSRGGETHVEALGTFRHDGGPSMRRDTIFRMASTSKPVTIAAAMVLLDECRLRLDDPVEPWLPELADRRVLARIDAPLDDTVPARRPITVRDVLTSTFGLGMDMTALGTPIMGAVFEQGLTPNLPEPMPEPDEWMRRLGTLPLMHQPGERWQYQLSSDLLGVLVARVTGQPFETFLRERIFEPLGMKDTGFHVPEDKIDRLPTLYAPDPQTGEFHVWDEAEGGRWSQPPAFQGGGGGLVSTVDDYHAYFRMLLNHGVHEGERILSRPAVELMTTNRLDPEQQAARHAMAVNNVHISFGQGQHGGWGLGMAVRTYRGDYAPIGQFGWDGGSGTATYADPENQLTGILLTQVGASTPDQAHVIHDFWTTTYQALDD
- a CDS encoding LysR family transcriptional regulator, yielding MELRDIEIFLALAEELHFGRTAERLRVTPSRVSHVIKKAERRIGGPLFERTSRTVRLTPLGERLRDDLLPAHTQIQRAVDRAVAGARGISGTLRVGYSTPWCADLALQAAKVLRTRYPGCVVRTQEIQFNEPFGPLLRGELDLQISEFPVRTHGVTEGPVLLRERRALMVPADHPLAHQESVSMEDLAEVPLIRSDGGLPASLRDLHMPVRTPMGRPIPHGPSYTFWPEVLALVAAGLGASIVAARAASYHARPGIAFVPFADGPTVDYGVLWPATGQAQLAMTFVDVLVDLR
- a CDS encoding NAD-dependent epimerase/dehydratase family protein is translated as MKVVVIGGSGHIGTFLIPRLVRAGHDVVNISRGQRAGYVDDPAWHDVRPVTADREAEDRAGTFADRVAGLEPDAVVDLICFDLDSATALVERLRGATGHLLHCGTIWRSGPSLKVPVTEDTGTPPVGGYGIAKAAIAEMLEQETRSGGLVTTSLHPGHIVGPGWHPIGPLGNLDPTVWRRLSAGEPIDVPGIGAEFMHHVHADDVAQAFEAALARRDAAAGEDFSVVAPSALNVRGYAQIAASWFGQSADLRPVTWEQFRHDTEAEAAQMSWEHLMRDHYFSIEKARAVLGYAPRYEPEEAVLESVRWLIDQDQLDVANPLKV
- a CDS encoding sigma-70 family RNA polymerase sigma factor, with the translated sequence MAPADFAAMYQRNRGPLLAYLNRMTLGDHALAEDLVQEVFLRAWRQADSDPAILRPWLFTVARNLVIDRLRARRARPVEAAGADPDKLSDETDLADRVVAVRSVRDSISTLAPDQRRLLFALYYQGDTPSELAATLNVPAGTVKSRSFAARTALRRALGSLAP
- a CDS encoding alpha/beta hydrolase; translated protein: MSGSITNVVLVHGGFVDGSGWARLYHLLTADGFRVSVVQHPTISLAGDVAATREVLDAQDGPTILVGHSYGGVVVSESGTHDKVAALVYVAAFAPDKGESVNTLIADPPPGAPVPPILPPVNGFLFLDRDKFHASFAGDLPADEAAFMADSQLPWGVDALGGAVTEPAWRSKPSYYLVATDDRMIPPPAQRAMAQRAGAQVVEVPGSHSVYVSRPEAVAELIKKAAQAG